The Pungitius pungitius chromosome 8, fPunPun2.1, whole genome shotgun sequence genome has a window encoding:
- the LOC119229695 gene encoding SUZ domain-containing protein 1-like, which yields MEDEEVAESWEEAADSGEIERRLEAKLKINQEAKKSSLGSGCSPVQTAIVIQDDSLPAAPPPQIRILKRPSNNGTAGNLASSTRPSQQMKSLAQREAEYAEARRRILGSASSDDTPQDNPSQERPARMQQPLEPVPLNNDVIRQPTGPDGTSGFRLCR from the exons atggaggatgaagaggtcgcagagagctgggaggaggcaGCGGACAGCGGG GAAATAGAGAGAAGGCTTGAGgctaaactgaaaataaatcaagaggCAAA GAAGTCCAGCTTGGGTTCGGGTTGCTCACCTGTTCAAACTGCGATTGTAATCCAGGACGACTCTCTGCCTGCAGCACCCCCACCACAAATTCGAATCttgaaacgtccctcaaataacGGTACGGCAGGAAACCTTGCATCCTCGACTCGTCCCTCTCAGCAGATGAAGTCTTTGGCCCAGCGGGAGGCAGAGTACGCAGAAGCCCGAAGAAGGATCTTGGGTAGTGCATCTTCAGATGATACGCCTCAGGACAATCCTTCCCAGGAAAG GCCAGCTCGTATGCAGCAACCATTGGAACCAGTTCCACTAAACAACGATGTGATTCGCCAGCCCACTGGCCCTGATGGCACCTCAGGCTTCAGACTCTGCAGATAA
- the necap2 gene encoding adaptin ear-binding coat-associated protein 2, producing the protein MADDNSYESMLCVKPEVHVYRIPPRASNRGYRAADWKLDEPAWSGRMKITAKGKLAYIKLEDKNTGELFAQAPVEQYPGCVVESVTDSSRYFVIRIEDGNGRHAFIGLGFGDRGDSFDFNVALQDHFKWVKQEGELAKQEASESTAPKLDLRFKEGQTIKISIGQNIKKKEAGGAKSRPMAMGLLPPPPAGKVGGVIPPSVEQPTVSTVQSTAASLLDFGSPGPSAPPSADVWGDFTSAGANSSKDAVQSGWVQFS; encoded by the exons ATGGCAGACGACAACAGTTACGAGTCGATGCTGTGTGTAAAGCCGGAGGTTCACGTCTACCGGATCCCGCCGCGGGCTTCCAACCGCGGATATCG TGCTGCTGACTGGAAGCTGGATGAACCTGCATGGAGCGGGAGGATGAAAATCACTGCCAAAGGCAAGCTGGCCTACATTAAGTtagaggacaaaaacacag GAGAGTTGTTTGCACAAGCTCCAGTCGAACAGTATCCAGGGTGTGTTGTGGAATCAGTCACAGACTCCAGCAGATACTTTGTGATCCGGATAGAAGATGGCAACG GTCGTCATGCTTTTATCGGTCTCGGTTTTGGTGATCGCGGAGACTCGTTTGACTTCAACGTAGCTTTACAAGATCACTTTAA GTGGGTGAAGCAAGAAGGCGAGCTCGCGAAACAGGAAGCGTCTGAGAGCACAGCACCGAAGTTGGACCTCCGCTTCAAAGAGGGACAAACTATCAAGATCAGCATTGGG CAAAACATCAAGAAGAAGGAGGCAGGTGGTGCCAAATCGCGGCCCATGGCTATGGGTCTACTTCCACCCCCACCTGCTGGAAAGGTTGGAGGGGTAATACCACCTAGTGTGGAACAGCCCACAGTGTCGACTGTACAGTCTACCGCTG CCTCTCTTTTAGACTTCGGGTCCCCTGGCCCTTCAGCCCCGCCCAGCGCCGACGTGTGGGGGGATTTTACATCTGCAGGCGCCAA CTCCAGTAAAGATGCTGTCCAATCAGGATGGGTGCAGTTTAGTTGA